The DNA sequence ACACTGGGAAAAACAATAATGAGTGAAGTTACTGTTAAATCCTTAATGTAATGGGAAAACtgaagtggctccagcagagcCAAATATGATGTAGTGGGTTACATTTGATATCCTTCCGAAGTGCACCCCCCTCcctccaaaacaaacaaacaaacaaaaatgagcaaacaaaaaaaaagatgttttccTTGTGTTCATTCCACGTGAACGTCTGTCCTGTTGTCGTCACATGTAGATGCCCCACCATGGCCCCTGTTATACGTGTGTCTGTGACGGTGTGTACAATTGCACACCCTTTAACTTTAAGAGGAGCATTACGTCAGGTTTTGAATCACTGTATTGACTCTCAAAACTTTGCAACACACTTAACTACCGTATATCTTGTATGTGATGTTACTTTAGTCGAATGGAGCACATTAATCCTTGCAGCAATCTTCCATTTCTTTTAACAAAGACATCTGAAGTCATTTTTGAACTGTTGATCCTGTAAGACTGCAAGTGCTGCACTGCAGCGTCCTTCTAATGTCAGCTCAGCCACTGTTTTTTCTGTAAGCAAACGACTGCAACATGTCTGACTCTTTTACTGATGTGCTCTGACTTTATGTTTTAGTCCTtgaatgtactttttttttttttttttaaagttttgagtgtTTTACTTTCGGGCCAAAAAAGGTGAGTATGCTCATCCCAAAAGTGTTTTTTCATACTTTGATTTAAATGGAGAAAGTAATTATGGGAACAGGTTCTTGCACAATTTCCCATTTTTCTCAGCTTTCGCCTTTCCCTGTTCtaatgtgtgggtttttttgttttgttttttttgttttgttattgttgtgtttttgttttgtagttCCAGCAATGTGCCTGAGTTAAATTACCAgcagtcattttatttttggctttggttcggttttgttttctttgactgTTTTAAGCAGAGCTCGAGATCTCCAGAGGGGTATACTACGAAGACAGTTTTAACacagccaggctttctttgtaTTAGTATCATCTTATTAGTACATGCACATTCCAGTAAAAATGTGGAACTTCATTCAGTGGTTTATTAAGATACAGCTTAACAACTTGCACAAATGAAATACATTCCCCTAGCATAGAATCTACATTGCGCTTAACACATGCTGTAAGTGAAAATGTGAGACTTCTGCTaattttttaactgaaactcaGAACATAACCTGCTCCTGTCCAGTTTATGTGTTGAGCATAAGTTACTACGGCAGTTTTGCAAGCTAAAAAAGGagtcacatctgtgacacaaAACTCTGAGTTTAAGCTCAGCATAGCTTTCTAAGCCACTAATCTCACTTTGTAGTACACCCCTCAGGCATGAAGCACCATCCAGCAGGCTCTAATGTTAAGGATGTGACGTACATAGACCTCTAAACTGTAAACAGTAAGTGCAGACCAGGCAGCTGAGAGAaagggtgtgtttgtgtgtgtgatttaacacacacacacacactagtgtGTATATAAACTGGCATGTGCTGAATATATGTGTGACTGCTGGTCCTGTTTAAAGTAAAAGGCGTGACTTAAACTACAATGATTACGGTGCTGCTGATGATTTCATTCTGATGTTTTTGGCATGTTGGTAAAGAAGGAAAGactgtgcatttttaaaaaggggaaAGTACAGGACAGTGCAGAAGTCATGGTAACTGTCAGCTGAACTAGGACAAAGAGGGCTTTAGTATTTTGCAGAGCTTAATCTACTTGATGAACAACATCTGATGGAAATAAGTTATCATATGAATGCTTTTCAAATAAACGGTATGATACAGAATGAAAGCAGTGGATTACCTTTCTGTTGTGGCAGAGAAAAGGTGTTCCCTGaccgggaatcgaacccgggccGCGGCGGTGAGAGCGCCGAATCCTAACCACTAGACCACCAGGGATTGAAAGGGGGTACGATGTGACGTCATAAAATGTGTAAACgcatttatgttaaaaaaacaaaggggGGGAAATGATGTTCATCCCAAAAGTGTTTTTCATACCTTGACTTTCaaactttgtatttattttataaaagtgAGATTCAAAGACATTCATTGAtatctgcatttgtttttttttttaatgccatgTTTATACAACAAAATTACAACACGGTGATgatttcagcatctctttaatTGTGGGGATTGCTTGCTGTTTACCAGTAGGGGTAACGCATTCCTTATCAGAGTCGACCGGTAATGATTGTGTTCCCAGAAATAGATCTGCTTTCAACAAATACACATGCAGTAATTAAGCATCAGGAGCCATTCTTAGGGGCTCTTTAAAGTTCACGACATGTTGGATCAACAGCTTAATTTAAAAGGCACCTTTTGTCTCTTTGTCTAAGACTTTTTGTCTATTTATTGCTTTTACTGTAAGTACCATGTTCTGCTCAAAAACATATCATTTGTTGCGTTTAAGATTTTAAGTGTTGTGGTTTTAAATGCTGATGATGGAGCTCCAAGCCAGTTGTTTAAGGGTGAAGGATATATTTAACTGGCCAGCATAAACATACATGCGTAATGAGATGCTCTAAACATCGCACTGGGAAAAGTCTTAAtaatcatcataatcatcatctGTACAAACGGATAATCCAAATGATGGCTAAAAGTCCTATAACTGCTTTGACTGCTCTAAATGGGTAACAATCACATACAAAAAGTAACGACTCTTACTGTGTGTCACTGAGTTAAAACAGTGATGAGTCGGTGTTTCCATCATCCCACAGCTCACACCTTGAATTCAAACACTGATGCCAAGTCTAATGAGTAATAGTGCCTGAACAGTTTGCTTACTTGTTCCAGGCTAAAAGAAAAGTGTAAAGGCATTTAAAACAATCTGGATCGAGTGCATAAAGTAATATGATATTAAGTCCTAATGGTCCATACGAACAGATTTGGCAGAGAATGCGTACTGAAAACACAACTGGTCCAGATTGACATTTGGGCGGCTCTTACTGGTCCAGCCCTTATTTTGATGGTTAATTTGTTAACTGGCTGAAAATGCTTTTTACGACATCCCAACAAGAAACATCCTCTTGCCTAAATCAAGTTATAGAACTGAGTAAGCAGATTCCCAAGAACTGGCTCTACAAGGCGGTACTGCTGGGTGGTGAACACTAGTTTAATGTAGTGCAAAGCCCTACAGAGACATTTTCAAAAGAGGATGTGAGTGCAGGGTTAACCGGAGGAGGAGGTGTAGCCTTCTGCCACTCGTGTTGTGTCCTGAAATTGTCAGCTGTTGGCCTGTAAGCTTATCGTTAACGATGGGAGCCCCATTCCAGCTGTACTATCCTTCACATCACACCTAATAATACACTGTGACAACAGGCAGTGGAACCGATGGCAGGGGGGCCTGACTGACTCACTGCAGGCTGACACAGGACTATATATAATGTCTGGgggacagacacacacacaacagaataACAACCAACAAATCAATTACACTGTCTGCGGGATCAGAGCACCAACTCTAACAGCCATGTCACAGGTACGTTACATCACCTCACATACAGCAAATGAATACACAATGAATCCACGCTTAACCAGAGAGCCACATACGTTTTATTTGCCCTTATTTTCTTTACTGTAGCCAGGCGaggtaaaaaagaagaagcgcCCACCGATGAAGGAGGAGGACCTGAAAGGAGCCCGCAGTAAACTGGGATTGAAGGGCGAGGTTAAGAGTAAGACCTATGAGGTCATGGTGGAGTGTGGTGAGTAAAGTCCTTGCTGTCTGCAAAGACATTATGTCTTCCTGGACTTACTAGTATGATCTCAATGGGCGCATAGACCGTAAACATGACTATGTATATCTCGT is a window from the Pelmatolapia mariae isolate MD_Pm_ZW linkage group LG5, Pm_UMD_F_2, whole genome shotgun sequence genome containing:
- the stimate gene encoding store-operated calcium entry regulator STIMATE isoform X2, with amino-acid sequence MSGGQTHTQQNNNQQINYTVCGIRAPTLTAMSQPGEVKKKKRPPMKEEDLKGARSKLGLKGEVKSKTYEVMVECERAGKVAPSVFSGVRTGKETVLDQPTAAKAPGASVFSK